TCGACGCCCTCGGGGAGCCGGGCTAAAATCTCCTTGATGCTTTCGATGAGGCGTTCGCGAGACTGGCCGGGCATGTCCGTGCGCCCGAAGCTGCCGTAGTCGAAGGCCGCGTCGTTGTGGACCACGACGTCCCCGGAGAAGATGGTAGCGTCACTGGTGAGGGCGATGTGGTCTGCGGCGTGGCCGGGCGAGTAGATGGCCTCGAACTCCTCGTCGCCGATTTCGACGGTGTCGCCGTCGTCTAAGTGGTCCGTCCGAAGGTCGTGGTCGCCGTAGGCGTAGCACGGACAGTCGAACGCATCGAGAACTGTCGCCAGTTCCGAGACGTGGTCGCCGTGCTGGTGGGTGAGCACGACCGCGTCCAGCGAATCGGTGTGCTCGCGGATGGCCGCTACGACGCCGTCCATCGCACCTGCGTCGACGAGCACCGTCCGCTCACCGAGAACGAGGTAGGCGTTGCAGGTGAACACCTCCGCATCTTCGGTGATATTGATAACTTCCATACCGTCCACTTGGCCCGGGGGTTCTTGAGGCTACCGGGGACGGCAAGTGAGAGACGGCAGGCCCGTCTGGCGATAGTGACGCGGACAGCGAACTGAAGGTGTCGGGCATCACGCACGTGATAGGTGGCGTGGCTTTTTTCCCCGAGAATCCACAATGGTTGCCCATGGGATTTGGGAGCTACGACGAGTCTGAACAGGAGCGACAGGAAGTCGACGGTGACTTAGACGAGAGTGACGGCGTAGCGACCAGCGAGAACGACCATCAGGGGAGCATCGACTTCGAAAACGGCGCTTCGAACGACGAACTGCTCGACCGCCTCCAGGAAATCAAACAGCAGTGAAGTCAGGAGTGCGGACGCTCGGTGTCGCCGAGTCGTTCCGCGACGAACGGAGCACGCTGGCTGGCGTCGTCACCCGCGCCAGCCGCATCGTAGACGGCTTTTCTTTCGGCGAGTGTACGGTCGGTGGCCTCGACGCGACGGACGCTATCAGTGACCTCTACGACCGGCTGGGCCGCGAGGACGTCCAGTCGGTCATGGTTTCGGGCATCGCTCTCGCGTGGTACAACCTCGTGGACCTCCACCGACTCCACGAGGCGACAGCGCGCCCGGTCATTTCGGTCACCTACGAGGCGAGCGATGGTCTCGAAACCGGACTGCGAGACGCCTTCGACGGGACGGAACTCGACGCCCGTCTGGCCATCTACGAGGCACTTCCTCCGCGTCACGAACTTCAAGTTGGGGCGGAGACGGTGTGGGTTCGGTGTGTGGGTTGTGAACCCGACGAGGCCGCCGAACTGGTGCGGGGATTCACGCCGGAAGGCGGCCGCCCGGAGCCACTTCGCGTCGCCAGGTTGGCCGCCCGGGCGGCCGACGAGTGGTGGCATTAAGTATGCACGTCTCGCAGTTTTTTCCAATGGGAACAATGGAAGGACTCGACGTCGTCGAGTGTACACGGTGTCCCGAACTCGTCGAGTGTCGGTCGCAAATTGTCAATGGGGTCGGTCCCGCCGATGCAGACATTCTCTTCGTCGGCGAGGGCCCGGGCGCACAGGAAGACGAGCAGGGCGAACCCTTCGTCGGGCGCAGCGGGACCGTCCTCAGCGACACGCTGCGCGACGTGGGCTTGGAGCGAGAGGTCGTCCGCATCACCAACTGCGTGCGGTGTCGCCCGCCGGACAACCGCAACCCACGCAAAGAGGAACTCGCAAACTGTCGTGAGTATCTGGAGAACGAAATCGACCGCGTGGACCCAGAACTCATCGTCACGCTCGGGAAGGTCCCCTCTGAACACCTCCTTGGTCGCTCCGTCGCCGTGACCAACGAGGCCGGCAGCATCGTGGACAAAGCGATTGGTGGCAAGCCCCGGCGCATCCTCGTTTCTGTACACCCGGCCGCGACGCTCTACGACCGCAGTCAGACCGAGACGTTCGTGAAGACGCTCACGAAGGCCGCAGAGACCACGAATGAGACCGGCGACCAGTCCCGACTCGGCGACTACTGAGTTTCACCGCAACGGAAAGCGACTTGTTCGAGACCCCCTCTAGCTAGCGTATGAGCCAGCGTGCCCCACAACAGGCGACGACGGCCGACGTCGTCGTCGTGGACTACGGCCTCGGCAACCTCCGGAGCGTGACCCGCGGGCTGGAACGCGCCGGTGCGGCGGTCGAAATCACCGACGACCCCGACCGCTTCGCCGACGCAGACGGCATCGTCCTCCCCGGCGTTGGTGCCTTCCGTGAAGGTGTCGAGAACGCCGCTCCCTACCGTGAGGCGCTCCGCGACGCCGCCGACCGTGGCCAACCAATTTTCGGCATCTGCCTCGGAATGCAGATGCTCCTGACCGCGAGCGAAGAGGCAGACCGGGCCGGACAGGGCGACGTCACCGGTCTCGATTTCATCCCTGGAAACAACGTCAAGTTCCGCGAGGGCCAGAAGGTCCCGCACATGGGCTGGAACGAACTCACCGTGAAACGCGACCACCCACTCGTGGAGGGCATTGATGGTGAACACGCCTACTTCGTCCACTCCTACTACGCCGTTCCCGACGACGAGAACGCGATTGTCGCCACGACCGACTACGGCGTCGAGTTCCCCGCCATCATCGCAAACGAATCGGGCACTATCTTCGGCACGCAGTTCCACCCAGAAAAGAGCGGCGAGACCGGCCTTCGCATCCTGCGGAATTTCGTCGATATCTGCGATTCGGCGTAAGCTAAAATCGGTTTTTGTGTCACGCGAGAGTTAATATACGGAGCGGACGCAGTGGGACTCGATGCGCGCGCTCATCGCTGTCGCCATCGCCCTCACCGTCGTTCTCGTCGGCGTCGTTGCGGGTGGCGTCTACCAGTCTGCCGAATTTGGATCACCCGACGGACCCGCTCCCGACGAGGCCCGCGTCCTCTCCTTCGAATCCGGAGGCGGTCAGTGCGTCGAAACCACGAATCGGAACATCACGTCGACACAGCGGGGTAGCGACCGAGCTACGGTCATCGAGACGCGGGCCAACGTCACCGTTCCCGACGCGAACTACGCCCTCACCGACCCGACCATCACGAAGGTGGGTGAGCGACGGTACGTCGTCTCCTTCGAGAGTGAAGAAGTACCAGAAAAGGCCGCGCGTAACTGTCAGGCGATGGCTCGCTACCACCTGACGTTCGAGGTCCCTCACGGTCAGGCAGACCGCTTCAACGTGACCGTCGAATACAACGGCGAAGAAACGCAGTGGTTCGAAAATGGACCGGATGGGTCGGGAAGCGGCGCGAACGCCGGCGGCAGCGACGCGACCACCTAGAGGAACTCGCGGACGTCCGAGTACCACATGTCGTGTTCGTCCACCATGTCGATGCGACGGGCGATTTCCGCGGCCAGCACGTGCCAGCACAGCTGTTCTGGGTCGTCCTTGTCCAGATTGAACGCCGCGTCCTGACAGCCACAGGCTCGGCCTTCGACGACGTACTCGTCCTCGTGGCCGACGACGACGGTGAAGTCTCGGTACTGTTTGACTCGCATCTCTGAGACGGCCTCGATGGCGCGGACGCCCCGCGACCCGTGGACGGAGATGATGCGGTCGACGATAGCGGGGGCTAGCGAGCCACGTTCAGCCAAATCGGCCTGCCAGCGGTCGACCGCGTTCACGCCAGACCCTACGGCGTGCGCACCAAAAACCCATGCGATACCCGTATCAGGTGCGGCTGGGGTCCCCGGCGCGGAATCGCTCGATGGAGCGGCAGGTGACCTGATGTGCGGCGACGAGAATGGTGACGCTCACGACGATGGTCGCCGCCTCGTACGGCGTCGAGAGCAGCCCGAGCGAGACGATGAGGGTGGTCGCACACGCCGGAGCGTGGACGGTGTCAGTTTCGAACATCCCGAAGCTGGTGAGGGAGATGGAGAGGATGCCGCTCGCAGCGAGACGAAGGCCGTCCGGCGAGGAGGGAGCGAGTGTGGCCGTGACGACCACGCCATTCGCGAACAGGAGATAGGCGACGAGACCGGCGAGTGCGCCGATGAAGTGACTCCCGACGACGCGACGTAGGTCCGTCGCCGGGCCCTTCTGCTCGACGGCGAGGATGAACGCGGAAGGGCCGAGGCTCGGGAAGATGAACGGCTGGCCCGTGACCCACGCGAGCGCCCCGAGGACGGTGAACAGCGCCCCGGCGTAGAGGCTCGTTCGCAGGCGGCGACGACGCATATCGGTGTGCTGCCGGCGGAGCAAGAAAACACCTTCTTCTCGCACCGAGAGCGTGTCCCTTTTCGTCTATCGCCGGAGAGAACAGGCATGAACGTCCGGGAAGGGGCCATCGAGGTGGCGGTACCCGAACAGTCAGGCGACTCGATCGAGGACGCCGTGTTCTTCAATCCGAACCAGGAGTTGAATCGCGACATCACCATCGCCGTCCTTCGGGCCTACGCCGAGCGAAACGAGTACGCCAGTTCGTACCTAGATGCGACAGCAGCAAGCGGTATCCGCGGGGTTAGAGCCGCGAACGAGGGGTGGGAGGCTACCTGCTGTGACGTAGACGAGGAAGCCGTCTCGCTTTGCGAAGAGAACTTCGAGCGAAACGGCCTCGCTGGGACCGCCGTCCGCCGAAACGCAAACGCCCTCATGCACGAAGAACGCTTCGACGTGGTGGACGTAGACCCCTTCGGAACGCCCATCCCCTTCGCCGACGCTGCGTTCAACAGCGCCCGCAACCTCGTCTGTGTGACGGCGACGGACACCGCCCCGCTCTGTGGCGCGCACTTCAACTCCGGCGTCCGCAAGTACTCGGCGGTCCCCCGAAACACAGACTACCACGCGGAGATGGGGCTCCGCATTCTCCTCTCGGCGCTCGCCCGGACCGCCGCCCGCTACGACGTTGGCGTCACGCCCATCCTCAGTCACGTCACCCGCCACTACGTCCGGGTGTACCTCGAGTGCAGTCCTCGGGCGACGGACGCGAACCACGCAATTGACGAACTCGGCTACGTCCACCACTGCAACGAGTGCATGCACCGCGAGTGGGAGGACGGGATGATTGCCCACCCCCCAGCCGCGTGCCCGAACTGCGAGACGAGTATGGTCACCGCTGGCCCGGTCTGGCTCGGTGCAATTCGTGACCGTCACTTCACTGCGCAGGTCCGCGACCAGTTGAGCGAGGAGATGGGGCAGGCGAAGAAAGCAGAACGCATGCTCGCCACCATCGAGGACGAACTCGACCTCCCGTTCCACTTCGACCAGCACAAGGTCTGCAAGCAGTGGGGCATCTCGGCCCCGGCGATGGACGACTTCCTGGAGGTGCTCCACGAAGCGGGCTACGAGGCGCGACGCGCCCACTACGGCGGAACCACCTTCCACACGGACGCGACGATTGCGGAAATCGAGGACGCCGCCCGCGCTCGATTCAGCTAAGACAATCTGCGAGTGATTCTCCTGTTGACTGCGCCCATTCGATAAGCGGCCAGAACAGGACGAACGAGAGCCCAATCACGAGTAGTTTGACTCCCGTTTCCCTGAGCCCGGCGGGCGACCCGCCGCGTTCGAGGGCGAACACGACGGCAGCGAAGGCGAACGAGAACCACGCGACTGCGAGGTGTTCTGAGCGTGCGACGAGATAGTAGCCAGCGAGCAGCATAGCCGAAAGGATGGCAAAACCCCCCGCGAGTGCCAGCGTCGGCGTGACGCCAAGGAATCCAGCTACGACGACGATTGAACTGGTCACGAGGAACGTCGCGAGCGTCTGTCGGCGACCATTCGGGGCGGCGTACTCGGACACGGATGTTCGTTCCGGCCGAACTGTCAAGAATGCACGGGAGTGGCCGAAACCCTTGAAAGGGCCGACTGGTAACGGACTATCCATCGAATGGCCGCCCTCCACACCGCGAAGTCGGTCGTCACCGTGGCGAAAGAAAAACAGTTGAACGTAAAGGCGGCGAGTCTCGCGTACTTCGCCGTCGCATCGTTTATCCCGTTCGTCCTGCTCCTCATCATCGCACTTTCGAAGTGGGGCGGTGACGGCTTCGCGGCGTTCGTCATCGACAGCGTCCTCTCGCGAGTCCTGCCGGCGCAATCGGGGCAACTTAGGGAGATGGTGATGAATGCGGCCGGCCGGAGTCGGGCGACGGCACTCTCTGGAATCGTGCTCTTCTGGTCGTCGCTGCGGCTGTTTCGCGGCCTCGACGCCGTGTTCGTCGAGATGTACGGCGACCGGGAAAAGCACGGTATCGGGGACCGAATCGTCAACATCCTCCTCGCGTTCCTCACCGTGACGGGGGCGCTCGCGCTCTTGCTGGTGGTGGGCGTTGCCCTCGCCATCAACTTCGATGCCGC
This sequence is a window from Haladaptatus sp. QDMS2. Protein-coding genes within it:
- a CDS encoding DUF5786 family protein; amino-acid sequence: MGFGSYDESEQERQEVDGDLDESDGVATSENDHQGSIDFENGASNDELLDRLQEIKQQ
- a CDS encoding MBL fold metallo-hydrolase, which codes for MEVINITEDAEVFTCNAYLVLGERTVLVDAGAMDGVVAAIREHTDSLDAVVLTHQHGDHVSELATVLDAFDCPCYAYGDHDLRTDHLDDGDTVEIGDEEFEAIYSPGHAADHIALTSDATIFSGDVVVHNDAAFDYGSFGRTDMPGQSRERLIESIKEILARLPEGVEHMYSGHGDEFHGDVRDVIETALGRAEQRKSKYPE
- a CDS encoding tRNA (guanine(26)-N(2))-dimethyltransferase gives rise to the protein MNVREGAIEVAVPEQSGDSIEDAVFFNPNQELNRDITIAVLRAYAERNEYASSYLDATAASGIRGVRAANEGWEATCCDVDEEAVSLCEENFERNGLAGTAVRRNANALMHEERFDVVDVDPFGTPIPFADAAFNSARNLVCVTATDTAPLCGAHFNSGVRKYSAVPRNTDYHAEMGLRILLSALARTAARYDVGVTPILSHVTRHYVRVYLECSPRATDANHAIDELGYVHHCNECMHREWEDGMIAHPPAACPNCETSMVTAGPVWLGAIRDRHFTAQVRDQLSEEMGQAKKAERMLATIEDELDLPFHFDQHKVCKQWGISAPAMDDFLEVLHEAGYEARRAHYGGTTFHTDATIAEIEDAARARFS
- the hisH gene encoding imidazole glycerol phosphate synthase subunit HisH; amino-acid sequence: MSQRAPQQATTADVVVVDYGLGNLRSVTRGLERAGAAVEITDDPDRFADADGIVLPGVGAFREGVENAAPYREALRDAADRGQPIFGICLGMQMLLTASEEADRAGQGDVTGLDFIPGNNVKFREGQKVPHMGWNELTVKRDHPLVEGIDGEHAYFVHSYYAVPDDENAIVATTDYGVEFPAIIANESGTIFGTQFHPEKSGETGLRILRNFVDICDSA
- a CDS encoding HPP family protein, with amino-acid sequence MRRRRLRTSLYAGALFTVLGALAWVTGQPFIFPSLGPSAFILAVEQKGPATDLRRVVGSHFIGALAGLVAYLLFANGVVVTATLAPSSPDGLRLAASGILSISLTSFGMFETDTVHAPACATTLIVSLGLLSTPYEAATIVVSVTILVAAHQVTCRSIERFRAGDPSRT
- a CDS encoding YihY/virulence factor BrkB family protein, giving the protein MAALHTAKSVVTVAKEKQLNVKAASLAYFAVASFIPFVLLLIIALSKWGGDGFAAFVIDSVLSRVLPAQSGQLREMVMNAAGRSRATALSGIVLFWSSLRLFRGLDAVFVEMYGDREKHGIGDRIVNILLAFLTVTGALALLLVVGVALAINFDAAFWRYLAPLLLVPGLTLVFLPMFRIFPKGTVPLREALPGALISATSWALLFAGFRLYITTIGQSRLYSFAGLALIVLTWLYLGGIGLLLGVVYNAVTNGHVKPERPPSFL
- a CDS encoding uracil-DNA glycosylase family protein yields the protein MGTMEGLDVVECTRCPELVECRSQIVNGVGPADADILFVGEGPGAQEDEQGEPFVGRSGTVLSDTLRDVGLEREVVRITNCVRCRPPDNRNPRKEELANCREYLENEIDRVDPELIVTLGKVPSEHLLGRSVAVTNEAGSIVDKAIGGKPRRILVSVHPAATLYDRSQTETFVKTLTKAAETTNETGDQSRLGDY
- a CDS encoding DUF99 family protein, whose translation is MKSGVRTLGVAESFRDERSTLAGVVTRASRIVDGFSFGECTVGGLDATDAISDLYDRLGREDVQSVMVSGIALAWYNLVDLHRLHEATARPVISVTYEASDGLETGLRDAFDGTELDARLAIYEALPPRHELQVGAETVWVRCVGCEPDEAAELVRGFTPEGGRPEPLRVARLAARAADEWWH